Genomic window (Streptomyces sp. NBC_00078):
ATCCGGGAGAATATCGCGACACTGCGACCCGGAACGGCGAACGTGCCCGATTCCCGCTCGTAGGAAGAACTCTTGACGATAGGGTCCGCGCCCTTCGCCTGTACCGGGTGCAGCCGGTAGCCGGTCCCGGCCAGCGACTGGACGTGCTGCTCCTGCTTGCCGGGCGTCGCGTTGAACACGACGACCAGGTCGCCGAGTTCCATCGTGATCACGCCAGGGGTCTCGTCCTTCCCGGACAGCGGGAAGGACAGCGTGGACTGCACCTGCCCGGCCGTGCCGAGCGAGAACGCCTTCTCCGTGGACCGGATCCTCAGCAGGTCCTGGTACGCGGCCGAGGCGCCCTCGATCTGCGGGCAGCCCACTCGAACCGAGCTCAACAGCGGCTTGGCGTACGGCCACTTGGACTCGTTGTCGGCCGCCACCGGCAGTCCGCGGCCGAAACCGTTGCCGTCGGCGCAGTTCCAGTGGATGGCGTTGAACCAGTCACCGCTGTCGAAGGAGTTGCGGTCCAGGGACTTCGACCGCAGCAGGTCCGAGCCCGCCTGCGAGAGGGACGGCCCCTGCGAGAGAGTCGCGGTCGCCATCGCGAGGACCTGCATCCGGGCGCGGTCGGCCGCGGAGGTGCCCTTGGGCAGCTTGTAGGTGAGGGCGTCGAACAGGGACTCGTTGTCGTGCGCGTCCGCGTAGGCGACCGCGTCGCCGGGCGCGTCCGCGTAGCCGGCCGGCCGGCCGTTGTAGTCGACCTCGGCGCCGGTGACCTCCTTGCCGTCGGTGTCGGTGAAGCGGTAGTTGGCGAGGTTGCCGGCGAGCCCGACCTTGATCAGGTCCTGGTAGTGCAGCAGCCGGGCCTTCTGCTCGGCCGAAGTGCCGTTAGCCGTGGACGAGTTGGGGTCGGTGTACAGACCGGACGCGAAGCCCTGGACGCCGGGGTCGGAGTCGAAGGGGCTGCCGCCGCGGACGGCGTCCCGGGCCCGGTCGGAGAAGGTCGCGATCCCGGTGCCCGCCATGTTCTTCTGCGTGGCCTGCACGAAGCGGGCGTCGTCGGCGACCTCGCCGAAGTTCCAGCCCTCGCCGTACATGATGATCTTCTTGCCGTCGACGCCGTCCTTCGCGAGGGTCAGGGCGTCGAGCGCCTTGCGGACCGCGAGGATGTTGGCCTTCGGCTGGTGCCCCATCAGGTCGAAGCGGAAGCCGTCGACCTTGTACTCCCTGGCCCAGGTGACGACGGAGTCGACGACCAGCTTGCCCATCATGGCGTTCTCGGTGGCCGTGTTGGCGCAGCAGGTGCTGTTCGCCACCGAGCCGTCCGCGAGGAGCCGCTGGTAGTAGCCGGGCACGACCTTGTCCAGGACGCTGGTGTCCGCCTGGCCGGCGGCCGCCGTGTGGTTGTAGACGACGTCCATGACGACCCGCAGACCGTCCTGGTTCAGGGACTGGACCATCTTGCGGAACTGGACCGTGCGGCCCGTGCCGTCCGGGTCGGTCGCGTACGAGCCCTCGGGGACCGTGTAGTGGAACGGGTCGTAGCCCCAGTTGTAGGCGTCCTTCACCGCGGTCTTCGCGACGCACTCCTGCTGCTTGCCGGAGTCGGCCGCGTAGGAGGCGAGGTCGCAGTCGGGGCTCGCCTGGTCCGCCTTCTTCTCGGGGATGGTGGCGATGTCGAAGGCCGGGAGCAGATGTACGTACGACGTCCCGGACCTGGCCAGCTCACGCAGGTGCGCGGACCCGTCGCTGCCCTTGTCGGTGAAGGCGAGGTAGCTGCCGCGGTGAGCGGCCGGCACCGACTTGTCCTCGACCGAGAAGTCCCGGATGTGCAGCTCCTGGATCTCGGCGTCCTTCAGCGGCACCGCCTTGGGCTTGGCCAGGGAGGACCAGCCCTTCGGCGCGAGGGACCCGTCGTGCAGGTCGACGACGAGGCTGCGCTCGGAGTTCGCGGTCAGGGCGACCGAGTAAGGGTCGGTGACCTTGTTGGTGACGACCTTCCGTACGGTCGGCGCCCACACCTTCACGACGTACCGATAGGGCTTGTTCTTCCAGGACGGCGGCCCGGTGACGGACCAGACGCCGGTGGCGTCGTCGCGCTGCATCCTCTTGAGCGTGCCGTCCAGCTCCAGCGAGACGCTGTGCGCGGTCGGCGCCCAAACGGCAAGCCCGGGACGGCCGTTGTGGAACGTCGGGCCCAGCTCGGACGTGGCCGCCCTCGCGTACACGTCGTCGAGCACACCGGCGATCTGCACGCCCGTCGCCGCCACCACGGCGCCGTTCGCGGCGCGCTGCGAGGCGACGATCTGGCCGTCCAGCGCCGCGCGCACCCGGCCGCGGTCGCGCGGGTCGACGGACCAGGCCGTGTAGTCCTTCAGATGCGGGAACCTCGCCTTCTGGGCATCGCTGAGCGGCGTCTTCGTAAGGCGCAGCCAGCGCTCGTCGTCGCTGGTCAGTGCCCCGTCCTTGACGGCGATCGAGCCGTCGTGGGAGTAGAGCAGCTGGGTGGATACGGCCGCGTCGGAGCCGTTCCAGGCGACGGTGTTCCGGTCGATCCAGATCGCCTTGGACGTGGTCAGGTCGAGAGCGGCGGCCGAACCCGCCGGCTGCGGCAGCAGGTACTTCTCCTGGCCGTTCAACAGCCACACTTCACAGCCGTTGGACTTGAGATCCAGCGACTGGTCGGTGGAGAGGTCCTTCTCGACACCCTTGTGGATGATGTAACTGAGGCTGGTGGCACCGTCGTTGAGCGGCACCTCGAAGACCGCACCATAGGCGTCGGTCTTCGCCGGCTTCAGCGGGCTCGACCAGTCCGTGGGGTTCGCGGCTCCGGTCCAGACGTGCAGCCCCCAGCCGTCGTAGTCCCCGTCGGCGCGGTGGTAGTGAATGACGGCTTTGGTCTTGTCCTGTGCCGGGTAGTCCGGCCGCGTCGTCTGCACGGCCTCCTTGCCCTGCTCGATCCAGACCTCGCCGGTCTTGGTGACGTCGATGGTGCGGTCGGCGGAGACGTCCTTGTCGCCGTCCTTGTCGACGACCAGGAAGCCGACGCTGGAGGCACCGGGCTTCAGCTTGACGTAGGCGAAGGCGCCGTAGGCGTCACGGCCGGTGAAGGGATGGCCGGCCGGCCACGTGGTCGACTCGCCGTCGGCGAGGTCGCCCCAGGCGTACAGCCCCCACTTGTCGTAGTCGCCGTCGGTGCGCTTGTAGTGGACGACCGCGTAGTCACGGGAGGAGGCGGTGGGGGTCTCCGGCGCGGGCGGGGTGCCGGTCGTCGAGGCGGCCGTGGCGCTCGCGGTGTGCCCGGCCGAGTCGACGGCAACCGCCTTGTAGCGCAGGGCGGTTGAGGCGGCCACCTTCTTGCCGATGGTCTGGGTGACCTTGTACGGCGCGTGGTCGGCGGAACCCAGCGTCTGCCAGGCGCCGTTGCCGACCTGGGCGGCGAAGACGACGCGGCTGAGCCCGCCGCCGTCGACGCCGGCGGAGAGCTCGACCGTGCCGGTGGCGCCCGCGGCGGGGGCCTTGAGGGTGAGGGTCGGAGCCGTCGACGGCTTGGCGGGTTTTCCGGCCGCCTTGAGGACGACGGCGGATCCGGCCGGGACGGTGACCGTGACCTTCTTGTCGGCGCCGGAGGTGACGTCGTCCGAAGTGCCGTGGACTGCGCGGTACTTCATGTCCGCCGAGCCTGCCGCGAAGGTGGCCGACTTCGCCTCGTCCGCGTCGTTGAAGGCGACGAGGTACTCCTGGCCGGTCTTCGCGTCGGTGCGGCTGAAGGCGTAGACGCCCGGGCCGTCGGCCGCGTAGCGCTCGGTCTGCACGCCGTCCGTCAGGGCGGGGTTGTCCCTGCGCAGCCTGCTCAGCGCGCTGATCTGCTCGTAGAGCGGCGCCTTGGTGTCGTACGCGTCGCTCGCGTGCGTGCGGTCGGTGCCGATCTCGTCGTCGTCGAGGTAGTCGGCGACCTTGGAGGCGAACATCGTCTGACGGGCGTCCTTGTCGCCGCCGGAGCCGGTGAAGCCCTGCTCGTCGCCGTAGTAGACGACCGGGTTGCCGCGGCTGAGGAACATCAGCTCGTTGGCCAGCTCGTCCTTCTTGAGGATCTCCGCGTCCGTGGCCTTCGGGTTGTCCTGCTTCAGGAAGTACCCGATCCGCCCCATGTCGTGGTTGCCGAGGAAGGTGACCTGCTCGTACGCGTTGGCCTTGTCGGTCGTGTACTTGTAGTCGTCGCCGAAGACGGACGCCAGCTTCTGCGCGCTGCCGCCCTGGGAGGCGTAGGTGCGGGCCGCGTCCTGGAAGGGGAAGTCGAGGGTGGCGTCCAGGCGGCCCCGGGTGACATACGGCGAAGTGACCGAGGTGTCGGCGGAGTAGACCTCCCCGAACATGAAGAAGTTCTTACGGCCGTGCCGGGCCGCGTAGCCGTCGAGAGCCGTGGCCCACTGGGTCCAGAAGTCCATGTCGACGTGCTTGACGGTGTCGATCCGGAAACCGTCGATACCGAAGTCCTTGACCCACCGCTCGTAGATCTTCTCCATGCCGCTGACCACCTCGGGACGCTCGGTCCACAGGTCGTCGAGGCCGCCGAAGTCGCCGTACGTGGCGCTCTCACCGGCGAAGGTGGAGTCACCCCGGTTGTGGTACAGCGTCGGGGCGTTGAGCCAGGCGGGGACCTTGGCGTTCCTGTCCGCGGCGGCAACGGTCGGAGTACGCGGGAAGGATCCGGCGTCGACGGCGGGGAACTTCCTGCTTCCGTCCGCGTAGTCGGCGTCGTCGAAGGGCCGGCCGTCCTTGGTCAGGTACGGGAAGGCTCCCCTGGAGAGGTAGTCGTAGGACTTCTCCTTGTAGTCGACGACGTCGGCGGTGTGGTTGGTGATGACGTCGAAGAAGACCTTCATGTCCTTGGCGTGGGCCTTGGAGATGAGCGTCTCCAGGTCCCTGTTGGTCCCGAAGTGCGGGTCGACCCGGGTGAAGTCGGTGATCCAGTAACCGTGGTAGCCGGCCGAGGCGTTGGCACCGGTGCCCTGCACGGGACGGTTCTTGAAGATCGGGGCCATCCAGATGGCGGTGGTGCCGAGGCCCTTGATGTAGTCGAGCTTCTTGGTCAGGCCCTTGAGGTCACCGCCCTGGTAGAAGCCCTTGTCGGTGGGGTCGTAGCCGGTGCTGAGCCGCGAACCCGTCAGGCCGCCCTTGTCGTTGGACGTGTCGCCGTTGGCGAAACGGTCCGGCATGACGAAGTAGAACTGCTCCCGGGTGTCGTCGTGCCGGGCGGGCGCGGCGGCGAGCTGCGCGTCGGAGGGCGGCGGGGGCGGGGAATCCGCACGTGCCGCGAGCGGCTGGACCAGGGCGGCGGCGAGGGCGGCGACGGCGACAGCCGCGACCCGTCCGGCATGGGTTCTGCGGCGCTTTTGCGGCGCCGCCCATCTCGGTATCACAGGCGGGAACTCCTTGCGATGACGGCTCTGTGGGTCCGACCCCGCGCGACCGTATCGCTCACGCAAGGTTTACAGCAAGAGAGTTGAAACACATGGCAAGAACTTTCACAAGCCGCCCCGGGGCGGCTCAGGGCCGGCCGGCTGCGGTCGGCCGGCTGCCGCCTTGCGGGGTGCGCCGGATGGGGGAAGGGTGGCTGGTGTGGCGCACGCCGCCGGGCGCGGAGCAGCCCCTTCGGATCCGGCGCAGAGCACCCCCTCCGGATCCGGCGCCGAGCAGCCCTCCGGATCTCGTGCGGAGCCGTCCCTCTGGATCTCCGATGGCCAGAAACACGCAGCGACACCTCCTCCACGTGACCAGCGCGTCCGCCGTGGTCACGGCACTGGTGATGGCCGCGGGTCCCGTGGCCGCCCTGCCGGCGACCTCTGCCCGCGGCGCAGCGGGGCCGGGCGTGCTCGCCCCGTCCGGGCTTCCCGCTCGCACGCCTCCGCCACCGCCCCCATCGCCCCCGGCCTCTCCGGGGCCAAGGTGACGCGGCGCAGGCCGCGGTCGTCCGGTGCCTCGACGACGACCCACGGACGGATGCTCATGGGGCCAGCCTCGGCCCCGGGCCGGGTCGCACGCATGCGGGACTGCTCCGCTTGGCAGCGCCCGTCACCTGGCCGTGGGCAGGCTCAGCAGGTCGTCCTGCCCACGTAGACGGCGAGCGCGGTGTTGGCGCCCAGGGTGGCGGTGAGCAGGCCGGAGCTGTTGACCGTCACCGGCGTGTTGCTCTGGACGTCGCAGTACGTCCCGGCCGGGAGGGACGTCTGGTAGGTGCGGGTCAGGCTGCTCGACTCGTGGTTGATGGCGACGTAGCCCTTGGCTCCGCGCCCGAAGGCGATCGCGTCGCCCCCGTTGTCCCACCAGTTCGTCACCGACTCACCGCGCACGGCGTTCCGGAAGGCGACCATGCGGATGATCTCGGGCCAGGCGTGCTGGCACTTCCAGCCGTCCTGCCAACAGGCGTTCATCTGACCGCCGTTGGGCGGTCCGGCGTCCGCGTCGGACCACTCGTAGCCGGAGTTGATGTCCGGGGCGCCGTAGGGGTAGGCGAGCATGAAGACGTTGGCCAGCGTGTAGTTGGCGCCGTCCTTGTAGTTGAGGGTCGATCCGTTGCGCTCGGTGTCGTGGTTGTCGACGAACACTCCGGCCACCGAGCTGTTCAGGTAGCCCCAGCCCTCGCCGTAGTTCTTCAGGTAGGCGAGGTTCTCGTTGTTGAAGACGCGCTTGAGGTCGTACGCGTAGCGGAACTCCTGGACGTCGCCGTTGCCCGTGTACTCGGTCGGCTGGACGGCCTCGCCGGCGCCGTAGATGACTTCCTGCTTCCAGTACACCGACGGGTTGCCGAGCCGGGACTTGATGTTGGCGAGATCGGCCGCGGGGATGTGCTTGGCCGCGTCGATGCGGAAGCCGTCGGCGCCGTAGCCGAGCAGGGAGTTCATGTAGCCGGCGATGGTGGCGCGGACGTACTCCTCGCCCGTGTCCAGGTCGGCGAGGCCGACGAGTTCGCAGTTCTGGACGTTCGCGCGGTTGGTGTAGTCGCCGACCGTGGAGGTGCAGTCGTCCATGTCGGCCGAGGAGTACAGGCCGGGGTAGTTGTACTTCGTGTACGACGAGCCGCCGGTGCCGGTGCCGCTGCCCGCCGACATGTGGTTGATGACGGTGTCGACGACGACCTTCACACCGGCCGCGTGGCAGGTGCCGATCATGTTCTTGAAGGCCGTCGCGTCACCGAGCCGGCCCGCGATCCTGTAGCTCACCGGCTGATACGAGGTCCACCACTGTGAGCCCTGTATGTGCTCGGCGGGTGGACTGACCTGGACGTAGCCGTAGCCCGCGGGGCCGAGCGTGTTGGTGCACTCCTTGGCGACCGAGGCGAAGTTCCACTCGAAGAGAACGGCGGTGACGTCCTTGGTGCCGGGCGGGGAGGCATGCGCGGGGGTTGGGCTCATGACCAGGGCGGCCGCCGTGAGGGCGACGGTCGCCGCGAGGGTTCTGCGTGCCATGTGGGGTCTCCTTCACCTTTGAAGGTTCTTGCTGCAAGTTTTCAACCAACTTGCGGTGACGGAGATGTTAAAGGCCCGCTGCCTGAAAGGGCAGCGGGCCGTGTGAAGTTGATGCAAGAAACTTCAGGGGCGCGTGGTGAACCACACCGTCGTGTCCGCCGGCACCTTCGCCTCGCCGTCCGCCTCGGTCACCTCGCCGCTGGTGAGCAGGACACGACCGTATGCGGGAGTCGTGACGGACTCACCGCTGGTGTTGGTGACACACACGAAGTCCCCGCGCCGGAAGGCGAGTACGCCGTCGGGGGCGCGCAGCCACTCCACCGCGTCGCCCGCTCCCAGGTCGGGCTGCTCGCGGCGGGCCGCGAGGGCACAGCGGTACAGCTCAAGGGTCGAGCCCGGCACGCCGTCCTGCGCCTCGACGCTCAACTCGCCCCAGCTCTCCGGCTGCGGCAGCCAGCTGCCGCCGCTGCCGAAGCCGTACGACGAGCCCTCGCGCGTCCACGGGATGGGCACCCGGCAGCCGTCGCGGAAGCCGTCCTGGCCGGCGCCGCGGAAGTACGCCGGGTCCTGCCGGACTTCGTCCGCGAGGTCGACGACGTCCGGCAGGCCGAGTTCCTCGCCCTGGTAGACGTACGCGGATCCGGGCAGCGCCAGCAGGAGCAGGGTCGCGGCCCTCGCGCGCCTCAGCCCCAGCTCACGGTCGCCCGCCGTACGGATCTGGGTGCCAAGACCGGGCGGGTTGGCGAAGCGGGTGGCGTGGCGGGTGACGTCGTGGTTGGACAGGACCCAGGTGGCGGGGGCGCCGACCGGGCGCATGGCGTCCAGGGTGCGGTCGACGACCTCGCGAAGCTCGGCGGCGTCCCAGTCGGTGCTCAGGTACTGGAAGTTGAAGGCCTGGTGGAGCTCGTCGGGGCGGACGTAGTTCGCGGTGCGCTCGATGGTCGGCGTCCAGGCCTCGGCCACGAAGATGCGCCCGCCCGTCTCCCTCCCCCGCCCTTCCGAGGAAGGCCCTTCGGGCCCTTTTTGATTTCCGGAGTACTCGTCGAGGATGAGCCGCCACTGGCGGTAGATCTCGTGCACGCCGTCCTGGTCGAAGAACGGCATGACATCGTTGCCCAGCAGCTTCAGCTGCTCGTGGGAACCGAGGTCGGGCAGGCCCTTTGCCTTCACCAGGCCGTGGGCCACGTCGATGCGGAAGCCGTCGACGCCGATGTCGAGCCAGAAGCGCAGGATCGAGCGGAACTCGTCGCCGACGGCGGGGTGCTCCCAGTTGAAGTCGGGCTGCTCGGGGGCGAAGAGGTGGAGGTACCACTCCCCCGGCGTGCCGTCCGGCTCGGTGACGCGGGTCCAGGCCGGGCCGCCGAAGATGGACTCCCAGTCGTTGGGCGGGAGTTCGCCGTCCGCGCCCTTGCCGGGGCGGAAGTGGTAGCGCTCGCGGAGGGGGGAGCCCGGGCCCTCGCGCAGGGCCCGCTTGAACCACTCGTGCTGGTCGGAGGAGTGGTTGGGCACGAGGTCGACGATGATCCTCAAGGCCAGCTCGTGGGCGTCGCGGATCAGCGCGTCCGCGTCGAGCAGGTTGCCGAACATGGGGTCGACGGCCCGGTAGTCCGCGACGTCGTAGCCGGCGTCGGCCTGCGGGGAGGCGTAGAAGGGGCTCAGCCACACGGCGTCCACGCCGAGGTCGCGCAGATAGGTCAGGCGGGAGCGTACGCCTTCCAGATCACCCATGCCGTCGCCGTTGCTGTCGGCGAAGCTGCGCGGATAGACCTGGTAGATCACCGCGTCCCGCCACCAGTCGCCGCGCCTGGTTTTGGCGGGGGCGGGGGCCGGGGCGATGGCAGAGTGCTGCTGGCTCATGGCGTCCTTGGTGCGTAACGGGGTCATGGGGTCAGGTGTGCGTACGGCGGCGTTGACGAGGCGGCCGCGGTGACAGCGGGGTCGGATGGACACCGCGACCGCCTCGGGTCTGAAGGGTGTTTGGGGTCCCCCAAAAAAAGGGGGACGCGGGGAACGGCGCGACCAGCCACGACGGCGCCGCAGACAACGAACGGCCCTCCTCGCTCAACAGGCGGTCAGCCCTTCGTACCGCCGGCCGTCAGACCGGTCACCAGGTTCTTCTGCACGAGGTAGAAGAACACGGAGACGGGTATCGCGATCAGCACCGCCGTGGCGGCCATCAGGTTGCGCTGGGCGTCGTGCTCGCTGACGAAGGTCTGCAGCCCGACCGCGAAGGTGTACTTCGTGTCGGACAGCATGAACGTCGAGGCGAACGCGACCTCCCCGAAGGCCGTGAGGAAGCTGTAGAAGGCGGCGACCGCCAGGCCCGGCTTGGCGAGCGGCAGGATCAGTCGCGCGAACGTGCCGAAGGGGGTCAGCCCGTCGACGCGTCCCGCCTCGTCGATCTCGAACGGGATGGTGTCGAAGTAGCCCTTGAGCAGCCAGGCGCAGTAGGGCACGGCTGTCGAGCAGTAGACGAGGACGAGTCCAAGGTAGCTGTCGATGAGCTGCAGGTCCGACAGGATCTGGTACATCGGCACCATGAGTACGGCTACCGGGAACATCTGCGTGACCAGCAGCACCCACATGAACTTCCGGTAGCCCGGGAAGCGCATGCGGGAGACCGCGTAGCCGGTGGTCGCGGCGATCAGCACACCGATGACGGTGGTGCCGAGCGACACGATCAGTGAGCTCTTCAGCCAGTCGAAGAACTCCGTGTGCCGCAGCACGAAGGAGTAGTTGGAGAACGACATCTTGGCCCAGATGCCGCCGGGGTGCAGGTAGTCGTCCTTGTCCGGGCCGAGGGACAGATAGACCAGCCAGGCGACCGGGAAGAAGGCGATCAGGCTTGCGACGATCAGGAGGCCGTGCGAGACGAGGGAGGCGACGGGGCCGCGCTCCCCACGACGGACCGGGCGGAGCCGCGATGCGGCGAGGACCTGCGGGGTCACTGGGCTGCCTGGCTTGATCTCGGGCGGTGTTGCGGTGCTCATGGGGACTCCTGCCTCAGATCGCGAGCTGCTGCTCATTGCGGTTCAGCCAGCGGCGGTAGAAGGAGGTGAAGACGATCAGGATGGCCAGCAGCAGGATGCCGTAGGCGGCGGACTGCGCGAAGTCGCGCGGCTGCTGTCCGAAGCCGAGGTAGTAGGCCCAGGTCACCAGGATCTGGGCGTCGGGACCCGTGTTGCCGAACAGCAGGAAGATCACGGCGAACTGGTTGAACGTCCAGATGATGCCGAGCAGGACGACGGCGGAGCTGACCGCCCTCAGGCCCGGCAGGGTGACGTAGCGGAAGCGCTGCCAGGCGGTGGCGCCGTCCATCTCGGCGGCCTCGTACAGGGAGCCGTCGATGGACTGCAGTCCGCCGAGCAGCGAGATCATCATGAACGGCACACCGCACCAGGTGTTGACCATGATGGCGGCGAACCGCTGCCAGAAGGTGTCCTCCAGCCAGTCCGGCGCGGGCAGATGGAGTGCGTCCAGGGCGAGGTTGATGATGCCGCCGTCGGCGAGCATGAAGCGCCAGCCGAAGACGGTGACGAAGGTCGGCACGGCCCACGGCAGGATGAGGATCAGCCGGTAGAGGGTGCGGCCGCGCAGCTTCTGGTTGAGGAGCAGCGCGAGACCGAGGCCGATCGTGTAGTGCAGGGCGACACAGAGCGCGGTCCACACGATCGTCCAGATGAAGTGCGACCAGAAGCGGTCGTACGACGTCGGGCCGAACAGGATGTCCTTGTAGTTGTCGAGCCCGATGAACTTGTAGGTGGCGTCGATGTGGTTGACGCCGATCGTGCGCGCGGTGTTGAGGCTGTTGGCGTCCGTGAGCGTCAGGTAGAGGCCGTACACCAACGGGTACAGCACGAGGACGCCGAGTACGACGATCACCGGGGCGATCATCGCGTAGGCGTACCAGTGCTTCTGGTAGCCGTGTCTGAGGCGCTGGCCCAGCCCGGGCCGCGGCGCGCGGTCACCGTGGCGTTTGCCGGTGGCGCGGTCGATGGCGACTGTCATGTTCGACACCTTCTGGAAGTTCTACGGCTCTGAGAAGAGGCTGGGCGCAGGCCGGTGGCCGCCGGATCCCTCCCCCATGACTCAAGGGACCCGGCGGCCACACGGGGCTTACTTGCTGAAGTCCGGCACCAGCTTGGCGATGGCCAGTTCCGCGTTGCTCAGTCCCTTGTCGAGGGACTCCTTGCCGCCGGCGATCTTCGGCAGCTCGGTGTCCAGCGGCCCCCACAGGGAGCTGTACTCGG
Coding sequences:
- the pulA gene encoding pullulanase-type alpha-1,6-glucosidase, which gives rise to MIPRWAAPQKRRRTHAGRVAAVAVAALAAALVQPLAARADSPPPPPSDAQLAAAPARHDDTREQFYFVMPDRFANGDTSNDKGGLTGSRLSTGYDPTDKGFYQGGDLKGLTKKLDYIKGLGTTAIWMAPIFKNRPVQGTGANASAGYHGYWITDFTRVDPHFGTNRDLETLISKAHAKDMKVFFDVITNHTADVVDYKEKSYDYLSRGAFPYLTKDGRPFDDADYADGSRKFPAVDAGSFPRTPTVAAADRNAKVPAWLNAPTLYHNRGDSTFAGESATYGDFGGLDDLWTERPEVVSGMEKIYERWVKDFGIDGFRIDTVKHVDMDFWTQWATALDGYAARHGRKNFFMFGEVYSADTSVTSPYVTRGRLDATLDFPFQDAARTYASQGGSAQKLASVFGDDYKYTTDKANAYEQVTFLGNHDMGRIGYFLKQDNPKATDAEILKKDELANELMFLSRGNPVVYYGDEQGFTGSGGDKDARQTMFASKVADYLDDDEIGTDRTHASDAYDTKAPLYEQISALSRLRRDNPALTDGVQTERYAADGPGVYAFSRTDAKTGQEYLVAFNDADEAKSATFAAGSADMKYRAVHGTSDDVTSGADKKVTVTVPAGSAVVLKAAGKPAKPSTAPTLTLKAPAAGATGTVELSAGVDGGGLSRVVFAAQVGNGAWQTLGSADHAPYKVTQTIGKKVAASTALRYKAVAVDSAGHTASATAASTTGTPPAPETPTASSRDYAVVHYKRTDGDYDKWGLYAWGDLADGESTTWPAGHPFTGRDAYGAFAYVKLKPGASSVGFLVVDKDGDKDVSADRTIDVTKTGEVWIEQGKEAVQTTRPDYPAQDKTKAVIHYHRADGDYDGWGLHVWTGAANPTDWSSPLKPAKTDAYGAVFEVPLNDGATSLSYIIHKGVEKDLSTDQSLDLKSNGCEVWLLNGQEKYLLPQPAGSAAALDLTTSKAIWIDRNTVAWNGSDAAVSTQLLYSHDGSIAVKDGALTSDDERWLRLTKTPLSDAQKARFPHLKDYTAWSVDPRDRGRVRAALDGQIVASQRAANGAVVAATGVQIAGVLDDVYARAATSELGPTFHNGRPGLAVWAPTAHSVSLELDGTLKRMQRDDATGVWSVTGPPSWKNKPYRYVVKVWAPTVRKVVTNKVTDPYSVALTANSERSLVVDLHDGSLAPKGWSSLAKPKAVPLKDAEIQELHIRDFSVEDKSVPAAHRGSYLAFTDKGSDGSAHLRELARSGTSYVHLLPAFDIATIPEKKADQASPDCDLASYAADSGKQQECVAKTAVKDAYNWGYDPFHYTVPEGSYATDPDGTGRTVQFRKMVQSLNQDGLRVVMDVVYNHTAAAGQADTSVLDKVVPGYYQRLLADGSVANSTCCANTATENAMMGKLVVDSVVTWAREYKVDGFRFDLMGHQPKANILAVRKALDALTLAKDGVDGKKIIMYGEGWNFGEVADDARFVQATQKNMAGTGIATFSDRARDAVRGGSPFDSDPGVQGFASGLYTDPNSSTANGTSAEQKARLLHYQDLIKVGLAGNLANYRFTDTDGKEVTGAEVDYNGRPAGYADAPGDAVAYADAHDNESLFDALTYKLPKGTSAADRARMQVLAMATATLSQGPSLSQAGSDLLRSKSLDRNSFDSGDWFNAIHWNCADGNGFGRGLPVAADNESKWPYAKPLLSSVRVGCPQIEGASAAYQDLLRIRSTEKAFSLGTAGQVQSTLSFPLSGKDETPGVITMELGDLVVVFNATPGKQEQHVQSLAGTGYRLHPVQAKGADPIVKSSSYERESGTFAVPGRSVAIFSRIS
- a CDS encoding alpha-amylase family protein; its protein translation is MARRTLAATVALTAAALVMSPTPAHASPPGTKDVTAVLFEWNFASVAKECTNTLGPAGYGYVQVSPPAEHIQGSQWWTSYQPVSYRIAGRLGDATAFKNMIGTCHAAGVKVVVDTVINHMSAGSGTGTGGSSYTKYNYPGLYSSADMDDCTSTVGDYTNRANVQNCELVGLADLDTGEEYVRATIAGYMNSLLGYGADGFRIDAAKHIPAADLANIKSRLGNPSVYWKQEVIYGAGEAVQPTEYTGNGDVQEFRYAYDLKRVFNNENLAYLKNYGEGWGYLNSSVAGVFVDNHDTERNGSTLNYKDGANYTLANVFMLAYPYGAPDINSGYEWSDADAGPPNGGQMNACWQDGWKCQHAWPEIIRMVAFRNAVRGESVTNWWDNGGDAIAFGRGAKGYVAINHESSSLTRTYQTSLPAGTYCDVQSNTPVTVNSSGLLTATLGANTALAVYVGRTTC
- a CDS encoding glycoside hydrolase family 13 protein; amino-acid sequence: MSQQHSAIAPAPAPAKTRRGDWWRDAVIYQVYPRSFADSNGDGMGDLEGVRSRLTYLRDLGVDAVWLSPFYASPQADAGYDVADYRAVDPMFGNLLDADALIRDAHELALRIIVDLVPNHSSDQHEWFKRALREGPGSPLRERYHFRPGKGADGELPPNDWESIFGGPAWTRVTEPDGTPGEWYLHLFAPEQPDFNWEHPAVGDEFRSILRFWLDIGVDGFRIDVAHGLVKAKGLPDLGSHEQLKLLGNDVMPFFDQDGVHEIYRQWRLILDEYSGNQKGPEGPSSEGRGRETGGRIFVAEAWTPTIERTANYVRPDELHQAFNFQYLSTDWDAAELREVVDRTLDAMRPVGAPATWVLSNHDVTRHATRFANPPGLGTQIRTAGDRELGLRRARAATLLLLALPGSAYVYQGEELGLPDVVDLADEVRQDPAYFRGAGQDGFRDGCRVPIPWTREGSSYGFGSGGSWLPQPESWGELSVEAQDGVPGSTLELYRCALAARREQPDLGAGDAVEWLRAPDGVLAFRRGDFVCVTNTSGESVTTPAYGRVLLTSGEVTEADGEAKVPADTTVWFTTRP
- a CDS encoding sugar ABC transporter permease encodes the protein MSTATPPEIKPGSPVTPQVLAASRLRPVRRGERGPVASLVSHGLLIVASLIAFFPVAWLVYLSLGPDKDDYLHPGGIWAKMSFSNYSFVLRHTEFFDWLKSSLIVSLGTTVIGVLIAATTGYAVSRMRFPGYRKFMWVLLVTQMFPVAVLMVPMYQILSDLQLIDSYLGLVLVYCSTAVPYCAWLLKGYFDTIPFEIDEAGRVDGLTPFGTFARLILPLAKPGLAVAAFYSFLTAFGEVAFASTFMLSDTKYTFAVGLQTFVSEHDAQRNLMAATAVLIAIPVSVFFYLVQKNLVTGLTAGGTKG
- a CDS encoding carbohydrate ABC transporter permease; this encodes MTVAIDRATGKRHGDRAPRPGLGQRLRHGYQKHWYAYAMIAPVIVVLGVLVLYPLVYGLYLTLTDANSLNTARTIGVNHIDATYKFIGLDNYKDILFGPTSYDRFWSHFIWTIVWTALCVALHYTIGLGLALLLNQKLRGRTLYRLILILPWAVPTFVTVFGWRFMLADGGIINLALDALHLPAPDWLEDTFWQRFAAIMVNTWCGVPFMMISLLGGLQSIDGSLYEAAEMDGATAWQRFRYVTLPGLRAVSSAVVLLGIIWTFNQFAVIFLLFGNTGPDAQILVTWAYYLGFGQQPRDFAQSAAYGILLLAILIVFTSFYRRWLNRNEQQLAI